A window from Theobroma cacao cultivar B97-61/B2 chromosome 3, Criollo_cocoa_genome_V2, whole genome shotgun sequence encodes these proteins:
- the LOC18606247 gene encoding protein NUCLEAR FUSION DEFECTIVE 6, chloroplastic/mitochondrial isoform X2, with translation MASTCNRFISRSSSSIKSAFRSNGPRSLLSRSAASPSSARSPLPSQSIPPLRRFSLSRCPSELGCAQSLLPLHSAVAASRMTSCLSTTSRSCRALSQEFGLAVPR, from the exons atgGCTTCAACTTGCAATAGATTCATCAGCAGATCATCGTCCTCTATTAAATCCGCCTTCAGATCCAACGGTCCAAGATCCCTACTTTCCAGATCCGCCGCTTCTCCCTCCTCCGCACGATCACCTCTCCCCTCCCAATCCATCCCTCCCCTTCGCCGTTTCTCATTGTCCAg GTGTCCATCGGAGCTGGGATGTGCGCAGTCACTGTTGCCGCTGCACAGTGCAGTGGCGGCGTCAAGGATGACGTCATGCCTGAGCACAACATCGAGGAGTTGCCGGGCACTTTCTCAGG AGTTTGGTCTAGCAGTTCCAAGGTGA
- the LOC18606247 gene encoding protein NUCLEAR FUSION DEFECTIVE 6, chloroplastic/mitochondrial isoform X3: MASTCNRFISRSSSSIKSAFRSNGPRSLLSRSAASPSSARSPLPSQSIPPLRRFSLSRCPSELGCAQSLLPLHSAVAASRMTSCLSTTSRSCRALSQDRIDGT; this comes from the exons atgGCTTCAACTTGCAATAGATTCATCAGCAGATCATCGTCCTCTATTAAATCCGCCTTCAGATCCAACGGTCCAAGATCCCTACTTTCCAGATCCGCCGCTTCTCCCTCCTCCGCACGATCACCTCTCCCCTCCCAATCCATCCCTCCCCTTCGCCGTTTCTCATTGTCCAg GTGTCCATCGGAGCTGGGATGTGCGCAGTCACTGTTGCCGCTGCACAGTGCAGTGGCGGCGTCAAGGATGACGTCATGCCTGAGCACAACATCGAGGAGTTGCCGGGCACTTTCTCAGG ATAGAATTGATGGTACGTGA
- the LOC18606247 gene encoding protein NUCLEAR FUSION DEFECTIVE 6, chloroplastic/mitochondrial isoform X1, with amino-acid sequence MASTCNRFISRSSSSIKSAFRSNGPRSLLSRSAASPSSARSPLPSQSIPPLRRFSLSRCPSELGCAQSLLPLHSAVAASRMTSCLSTTSRSCRALSQGTLCCTYPGL; translated from the exons atgGCTTCAACTTGCAATAGATTCATCAGCAGATCATCGTCCTCTATTAAATCCGCCTTCAGATCCAACGGTCCAAGATCCCTACTTTCCAGATCCGCCGCTTCTCCCTCCTCCGCACGATCACCTCTCCCCTCCCAATCCATCCCTCCCCTTCGCCGTTTCTCATTGTCCAg GTGTCCATCGGAGCTGGGATGTGCGCAGTCACTGTTGCCGCTGCACAGTGCAGTGGCGGCGTCAAGGATGACGTCATGCCTGAGCACAACATCGAGGAGTTGCCGGGCACTTTCTCAGGGTACACTCTGCTGCACCTATCCCGGCCTCTAG